The proteins below are encoded in one region of Zootoca vivipara chromosome 10, rZooViv1.1, whole genome shotgun sequence:
- the MGAT3 gene encoding beta-1,4-mannosyl-glycoprotein 4-beta-N-acetylglucosaminyltransferase isoform X1 has protein sequence MFQLSVSFLNCGAQNWTQYSRMKMRRHKLFLTLCMAGLCLISFLHFLKALSYVTFPRELASLSPNLVSNFFWNNAPVTPQVSPEPGGPELLRTPLYSHSPLLQPLSPSRAGEELHRAEFVLPEDTAEYFVHTKAGGVCFKPGTKVLEKPLAGRPEEKIDGAASGRTGRKPLSTNGTKRRKWVECVCLPGWHGPSCGVPTVVQYSNLPTKDRLTPREVPRRVINAINVNHEFDLLDVRFHELGDVVDAFVVCESNFTAYGEPRPLKFREMLLNGSFDYIRHKMLYVFLDHFPPGGRQDGWIADDYLRTFLTRDGISRFRNLRPDDVFIIDDADEIPARDGVLFLKLYDGWTEPFAFHMRKSLYGFFWKQPGTLEVVSGCTVGMLQTVYATDGIRLRRREYYTMPGFRQYENSTGHILVQWSLGSPLHFAGWHCSWCFTPEGIYFKLVSAQNGDFPRWGDYEDKRDLNYIRELIRTGGWFDGTTQEYPAADPKEQMYAPKYLLKNYQRFSYLLENPYQKAEGAG, from the exons atgttccagctatcagtatccttcttgaactgtggtgcccagaactggacacagtactccag GATGAAGATGAGACGCCACAAACTCTTTTTGACTCTGTGCATGGCTGGTCTTTGCCTCATCTCTTTCCTTCACTTCCTGAAGGCCCTCTCCTATGTCACATTCCCCAGGGAGCTAGCGTCGCTTAGCCCCAACCTGGTCTCCAACTTCTTCTGGAACAATGCACCCGTCACCCCTCAGGTCAGCCCTGAGCCCGGGGGCCCTGAGCTCCTCCGAACGCCACTGTACTCCCACTCACCTCTGCTCCAGCCCCTCTCCCCAAGCAGAGCTGGCGAAGAGCTGCATAGAGCTGAGTTTGTGCTGCCTGAAGACACGGCGGAATACTTTGTGCATACCAAAGCTGGTGGTGTCTGCTTCAAACCAGGAACCAAGGTGTTGGAAAAGCCACTAGCGGGCCGGCCAGAGGAGAAAATAGACGGAGCTGCTTCTGGGCGGACAGGCCGGAAACCTCTGAGCACCAATGGGACAAAGCGGCGCAAGTGGGTGGAGTGTGTGTGCCTGCCTGGCTGGCATGGGCCTAGCTGTGGGGTGCCCACTGTGGTCCAGTACTCGAACCTCCCCACTAAAGACCGGCTGACCCCACGGGAGGTTCCTCGGAGAGTCATTAATGCCATCAACGTCAACCACGAATTTGACCTCTTGGACGTGCGTTTCCATGAGCTGGGCGATGTGGTAGATGCCTTTGTGGTCTGTGAGTCCAACTTCACCGCATATGGTGAGCCACGCCCCCTCAAGTTCCGCGAGATGCTGCTCAATGGCTCCTTTGACTACATCCGCCACAAGATGCTCTATGTCTTCCTGGATCACTTCCCCCCAGGTGGGCGCCAGGATGGTTGGATTGCCGATGACTACCTGCGCACTTTCCTGACTCGGGATGGCATCTCCCGCTTCCGCAATCTGCGGCCTGATGATGTTTTCATAATTGACGACGCCGACGAGATCCCAGCCCGCGATGGCGTGCTCTTCCTCAAACTCTACGATGGCTGGACAGAGCCCTTTGCTTTCCACATGCGCAAATCCCTCTATGGATTCTTCTGGaagcagcccggcaccctggaaGTGGTTTCTGGTTGCACGGTGGGGATGCTCCAAACTGTTTACGCCACAGATGGGATTCGCCTGCGCCGGAGGGAGTACTACACCATGCCAGGCTTTCGGCAGTATGAAAACAGCACAGGTCACATCCTGGTGCAGTGGTCGCTGGGTAGCCCGCTCCATTTTGCTGGCTGGCACTGCTCTTGGTGCTTTACACCAGAAGGAATCTACTTCAAACTGGTGTCAGCCCAGAATGGGGATTTCCCCCGCTGGGGTGACTACGAGGACAAGCGGGACCTTAACTATATCCGGGAGCTAATTCGGACTGGCGGGTGGTTTGATGGCACCACCCAAGAGTATCCTGCTGCGGACCCCAAAGAACAAATGTATGCCCCCAAATATCTGTTGAAGAACTACCAGCGGTTTAGTTACTTATTGGAGAACCCTTACCAGAAAGCAGAGGGGGCTGGGTGA
- the MGAT3 gene encoding beta-1,4-mannosyl-glycoprotein 4-beta-N-acetylglucosaminyltransferase isoform X2 has translation MKMRRHKLFLTLCMAGLCLISFLHFLKALSYVTFPRELASLSPNLVSNFFWNNAPVTPQVSPEPGGPELLRTPLYSHSPLLQPLSPSRAGEELHRAEFVLPEDTAEYFVHTKAGGVCFKPGTKVLEKPLAGRPEEKIDGAASGRTGRKPLSTNGTKRRKWVECVCLPGWHGPSCGVPTVVQYSNLPTKDRLTPREVPRRVINAINVNHEFDLLDVRFHELGDVVDAFVVCESNFTAYGEPRPLKFREMLLNGSFDYIRHKMLYVFLDHFPPGGRQDGWIADDYLRTFLTRDGISRFRNLRPDDVFIIDDADEIPARDGVLFLKLYDGWTEPFAFHMRKSLYGFFWKQPGTLEVVSGCTVGMLQTVYATDGIRLRRREYYTMPGFRQYENSTGHILVQWSLGSPLHFAGWHCSWCFTPEGIYFKLVSAQNGDFPRWGDYEDKRDLNYIRELIRTGGWFDGTTQEYPAADPKEQMYAPKYLLKNYQRFSYLLENPYQKAEGAG, from the coding sequence ATGAAGATGAGACGCCACAAACTCTTTTTGACTCTGTGCATGGCTGGTCTTTGCCTCATCTCTTTCCTTCACTTCCTGAAGGCCCTCTCCTATGTCACATTCCCCAGGGAGCTAGCGTCGCTTAGCCCCAACCTGGTCTCCAACTTCTTCTGGAACAATGCACCCGTCACCCCTCAGGTCAGCCCTGAGCCCGGGGGCCCTGAGCTCCTCCGAACGCCACTGTACTCCCACTCACCTCTGCTCCAGCCCCTCTCCCCAAGCAGAGCTGGCGAAGAGCTGCATAGAGCTGAGTTTGTGCTGCCTGAAGACACGGCGGAATACTTTGTGCATACCAAAGCTGGTGGTGTCTGCTTCAAACCAGGAACCAAGGTGTTGGAAAAGCCACTAGCGGGCCGGCCAGAGGAGAAAATAGACGGAGCTGCTTCTGGGCGGACAGGCCGGAAACCTCTGAGCACCAATGGGACAAAGCGGCGCAAGTGGGTGGAGTGTGTGTGCCTGCCTGGCTGGCATGGGCCTAGCTGTGGGGTGCCCACTGTGGTCCAGTACTCGAACCTCCCCACTAAAGACCGGCTGACCCCACGGGAGGTTCCTCGGAGAGTCATTAATGCCATCAACGTCAACCACGAATTTGACCTCTTGGACGTGCGTTTCCATGAGCTGGGCGATGTGGTAGATGCCTTTGTGGTCTGTGAGTCCAACTTCACCGCATATGGTGAGCCACGCCCCCTCAAGTTCCGCGAGATGCTGCTCAATGGCTCCTTTGACTACATCCGCCACAAGATGCTCTATGTCTTCCTGGATCACTTCCCCCCAGGTGGGCGCCAGGATGGTTGGATTGCCGATGACTACCTGCGCACTTTCCTGACTCGGGATGGCATCTCCCGCTTCCGCAATCTGCGGCCTGATGATGTTTTCATAATTGACGACGCCGACGAGATCCCAGCCCGCGATGGCGTGCTCTTCCTCAAACTCTACGATGGCTGGACAGAGCCCTTTGCTTTCCACATGCGCAAATCCCTCTATGGATTCTTCTGGaagcagcccggcaccctggaaGTGGTTTCTGGTTGCACGGTGGGGATGCTCCAAACTGTTTACGCCACAGATGGGATTCGCCTGCGCCGGAGGGAGTACTACACCATGCCAGGCTTTCGGCAGTATGAAAACAGCACAGGTCACATCCTGGTGCAGTGGTCGCTGGGTAGCCCGCTCCATTTTGCTGGCTGGCACTGCTCTTGGTGCTTTACACCAGAAGGAATCTACTTCAAACTGGTGTCAGCCCAGAATGGGGATTTCCCCCGCTGGGGTGACTACGAGGACAAGCGGGACCTTAACTATATCCGGGAGCTAATTCGGACTGGCGGGTGGTTTGATGGCACCACCCAAGAGTATCCTGCTGCGGACCCCAAAGAACAAATGTATGCCCCCAAATATCTGTTGAAGAACTACCAGCGGTTTAGTTACTTATTGGAGAACCCTTACCAGAAAGCAGAGGGGGCTGGGTGA